From the genome of Streptomyces sp. NBC_00659, one region includes:
- a CDS encoding S8 family peptidase — protein sequence MARTRKWRLRWAAGLTAVTTAAVLSANAPPAQAAPAGRISGVGETGSVSGSYIVTLKGGTRAPSSAGAAVAGRYGARISHTYGAALNGFAVRADARRARRLAADPRVASVVQDTRVTFDGVRVAGAASGRVQRNPPSWGLDRIDQAGRPLDGRYTAPASAGSGVTVYVIDTGVRITHRDFGGRASYGWDFVDDDGTAQDGNGHGTHVAGTVAGTGYGVAKRARVVAVRVLDDRGAGSTAQVIAGIDWVTRHARKPAVANLSLGGYANAQLDAAVRNSIASGVTYTVAAGNSGMPASLFSPARVAGALTVGATGRTDARAGFSNTGSSLDLFAPGVDITSTSYTGDRAGATGSGTSMASPHAAGAAALYLADHPRAAPAQVVKALVRRAVPGKVSGAGPGSPNRLLRVG from the coding sequence ATGGCACGGACGAGGAAGTGGCGTCTGCGCTGGGCGGCGGGTCTCACCGCGGTCACGACGGCCGCGGTGCTTTCGGCCAATGCCCCGCCCGCGCAGGCGGCTCCGGCGGGGCGGATATCCGGCGTGGGGGAGACCGGATCCGTCAGCGGCAGCTACATCGTGACGCTCAAGGGGGGTACGCGGGCTCCGTCGTCGGCCGGAGCGGCCGTCGCGGGGCGGTACGGAGCGAGAATCAGCCATACCTACGGCGCGGCTCTCAACGGCTTCGCCGTGCGGGCCGACGCGAGACGGGCCCGGCGGCTCGCCGCGGATCCCCGCGTGGCCTCCGTCGTCCAGGACACGCGGGTGACGTTCGACGGGGTCCGGGTGGCCGGTGCGGCATCCGGCCGTGTTCAGCGGAACCCGCCGTCGTGGGGCCTGGACCGGATCGACCAGGCGGGCCGGCCGCTCGACGGGCGGTACACGGCACCCGCGTCGGCGGGTTCGGGGGTGACCGTCTACGTCATCGACACCGGCGTCCGCATCACGCACCGGGACTTCGGGGGCCGGGCGAGCTACGGCTGGGACTTCGTCGACGACGACGGGACGGCGCAGGACGGCAACGGCCACGGCACCCATGTCGCCGGAACGGTCGCCGGAACCGGGTACGGCGTGGCCAAGAGGGCCAGGGTCGTCGCCGTCCGCGTCCTCGACGACAGGGGGGCCGGTTCCACCGCCCAGGTGATCGCGGGCATCGACTGGGTCACCCGGCACGCGAGGAAGCCGGCCGTGGCCAATCTCAGCCTGGGCGGGTACGCCAACGCCCAGCTCGACGCGGCCGTCCGCAACTCCATCGCCTCCGGCGTGACGTACACGGTCGCGGCCGGCAACTCCGGGATGCCGGCCTCGCTCTTCTCCCCGGCCCGGGTCGCCGGGGCGCTCACGGTCGGCGCGACCGGCCGGACCGACGCGCGGGCGGGCTTCTCGAACACCGGGTCCTCGCTCGACCTCTTCGCACCGGGGGTGGACATCACGTCGACTTCGTACACCGGCGACAGGGCGGGAGCCACGGGCTCCGGTACGTCGATGGCGAGCCCGCACGCCGCCGGCGCGGCCGCGCTGTATCTGGCGGACCATCCCCGGGCCGCGCCCGCGCAGGTGGTGAAGGCGCTGGTGAGACGGGCGGTCCCGGGAAAGGTGTCGGGCGCGGGACCGGGTTCGCCGAACAGGCTCCTGCGTGTCGGATGA
- a CDS encoding glycosyltransferase family 1 protein, protein MKAIRRFTVRPVLPEALHPLSDLARNLRWSWHAETRDLFRSVDPERWAECGGDPVRLLGSVPGGRLAELTEDSRFLRRLAAVRDDLREYVGGDRWYQTQTSDLPAAIAYFSPEFGVTAALPQYSGGLGILAGDHLKAASDLGVPLIGVGLLYRHGYFRQSLSREGWQQEHYPVLDPNELPLVPLSEEDGTPALVSLALPGGRALRARIWLAQVGRVPLLMLDSDVEENGVGERGVTDRLYGGGSEHRLLQEMLLGIGGVRAVRTYCRLTGHAQPEVFHTNEGHAGFLGLERIAELADEGLDFASALEAVRAGTVFTTHTPVPAGIDRFDREAVARHFGPDAELPRIDVQRILALGMETYPGGEPNLFNMAVMGLRLGQRANGVSLLHGQVSREMFSGLWPGFDPEEVPITSVTNGVHAPTWVAPEVFRLGARQVGAQRTEDALTVGGTDRWDAVAEIADQEIWDLRRVLREQLVLEVRDRLRASWRQRGAGTAELGWIDGVLDPDVLTIGFARRVPSYKRLTLMLRDRDRLMDLMLHSERPVQIVVAGKAHPADDGGKRLIQELVRFADDPRVRHRIVFLPDYGMAMAQKLYPGCDIWLNNPLRPLEACGTSGMKAALNGCLNLSVLDGWWDEWFQPDFGWAIPTADGTATDDDRRDELEAGALYDLLEQRVAPRFYERGQEGLPDRWIEMVRRTLTHLGPKVLAGRMVREYVERLYVPAAQAHRSLTAETAGELAAWKSRVRAAWPGITVDHVEASSATTTAELGTTLSLRVRVGLGDLAPDDVEVQAVAGRVDGDDRIADAVCVPLKPAGGPDLEGRWAYEGPLSLDRTGSFGYTVRILPSHRLLASGAELGLVAVPSEEMGEGAGVLLR, encoded by the coding sequence GTGAAGGCGATCCGCAGATTCACCGTCCGACCCGTTCTCCCCGAAGCCCTTCACCCGCTCAGTGACCTGGCCCGCAACCTCCGCTGGTCCTGGCACGCCGAGACCCGCGACCTCTTCCGGTCCGTCGACCCCGAGCGCTGGGCCGAGTGCGGCGGCGACCCCGTACGACTGCTCGGCAGCGTGCCGGGCGGACGGCTCGCGGAGCTCACCGAGGACAGCCGCTTCCTGCGCCGTCTCGCCGCGGTCCGCGACGACCTGCGCGAGTACGTCGGCGGCGACCGCTGGTACCAGACGCAGACCTCCGACCTGCCCGCCGCCATCGCCTACTTCTCGCCCGAGTTCGGCGTCACCGCCGCCCTGCCGCAGTACTCCGGGGGCCTCGGCATCCTCGCGGGCGACCATCTCAAGGCCGCCAGCGACCTGGGCGTCCCGCTGATCGGCGTGGGCCTGCTCTACCGGCACGGCTACTTCCGCCAGTCCCTGTCCCGCGAGGGCTGGCAGCAGGAGCACTATCCGGTCCTCGACCCCAACGAACTGCCTCTGGTGCCCCTGAGCGAGGAGGACGGCACGCCCGCCCTGGTGTCCCTCGCGCTGCCCGGCGGCCGCGCGCTGCGCGCCCGGATCTGGCTGGCCCAGGTCGGCCGCGTCCCGCTGCTCATGCTCGACTCCGACGTCGAGGAGAACGGCGTCGGCGAACGCGGGGTCACCGACCGGCTCTACGGCGGCGGCAGCGAACACCGGCTGCTCCAGGAGATGCTGCTCGGTATAGGAGGTGTGCGGGCGGTCCGGACGTACTGCCGCCTGACCGGGCACGCGCAGCCCGAGGTGTTTCACACCAACGAGGGGCACGCCGGGTTCCTCGGTCTGGAGCGGATCGCCGAACTCGCCGACGAGGGGCTGGACTTCGCGTCCGCGCTGGAGGCGGTCAGGGCCGGCACGGTGTTCACCACCCACACCCCGGTGCCCGCCGGCATCGACCGCTTCGACCGGGAGGCGGTCGCCCGCCACTTCGGCCCCGACGCCGAACTCCCGCGCATCGACGTCCAGCGCATCCTCGCCCTCGGCATGGAGACCTATCCCGGAGGCGAGCCGAACCTCTTCAACATGGCCGTGATGGGCCTGCGTCTGGGCCAGCGGGCGAACGGGGTCTCCCTGCTGCACGGCCAGGTCAGCCGGGAGATGTTCTCCGGGCTCTGGCCGGGCTTCGACCCCGAGGAGGTGCCGATCACCTCCGTCACCAACGGCGTCCACGCGCCGACCTGGGTGGCGCCCGAGGTCTTCCGCCTCGGCGCCCGGCAGGTCGGCGCGCAGCGCACCGAGGACGCGCTGACCGTCGGCGGCACCGACCGCTGGGACGCGGTGGCCGAGATCGCCGACCAGGAGATCTGGGACCTGCGCAGGGTGCTGCGGGAACAGCTCGTGCTGGAGGTACGGGACCGGCTGCGGGCGTCCTGGCGCCAGCGCGGCGCCGGAACGGCCGAACTCGGCTGGATCGACGGCGTGCTCGACCCCGACGTCCTCACCATCGGCTTCGCGCGCCGGGTCCCCTCGTACAAACGGCTGACCCTCATGCTGCGCGACCGCGACCGGCTCATGGACCTGATGCTGCACTCCGAGCGGCCGGTCCAGATCGTCGTCGCGGGCAAGGCTCACCCCGCGGACGACGGCGGGAAGCGGCTGATCCAGGAACTCGTCCGGTTCGCGGACGACCCCCGGGTGCGCCACCGGATCGTCTTCCTGCCCGACTACGGCATGGCGATGGCGCAGAAGCTCTACCCGGGCTGCGACATCTGGCTCAACAACCCGCTGCGCCCGCTGGAGGCGTGCGGCACGAGCGGGATGAAGGCCGCGCTCAACGGCTGTCTCAACCTCTCCGTCCTGGACGGCTGGTGGGACGAGTGGTTCCAGCCCGACTTCGGCTGGGCGATCCCGACCGCGGACGGCACCGCGACCGACGACGACCGCCGGGACGAGCTGGAGGCCGGGGCCCTGTACGACCTCCTGGAGCAGCGGGTGGCCCCCCGCTTCTACGAGCGCGGACAGGAGGGTCTGCCCGACCGGTGGATCGAGATGGTCCGCCGGACGCTCACCCACCTCGGCCCGAAGGTCTTGGCGGGCCGGATGGTGCGCGAGTACGTGGAGCGCCTGTACGTCCCCGCGGCCCAGGCCCACCGTTCCCTCACCGCCGAGACGGCCGGCGAGCTGGCCGCCTGGAAGTCGCGGGTCCGCGCCGCCTGGCCGGGGATCACCGTCGATCACGTCGAGGCGTCCTCGGCCACCACGACCGCCGAACTGGGCACCACGTTGTCGCTGCGCGTCCGCGTCGGACTCGGCGACCTCGCCCCCGACGACGTGGAGGTCCAGGCGGTCGCGGGCCGGGTCGACGGGGACGACCGCATCGCGGACGCGGTCTGCGTCCCGCTGAAACCGGCCGGCGGCCCCGACCTGGAGGGCCGCTGGGCGTACGAGGGCCCGCTGTCCCTCGACCGCACGGGCTCCTTCGGCTACACGGTCCGGATCCTGCCGTCCCACCGCCTGCTGGCCTCCGGCGCGGAACTTGGCCTGGTGGCGGTGCCCTCGGAGGAGATGGGGGAGGGGGCGGGGGTGTTGCTGCGGTAG
- a CDS encoding thioredoxin domain-containing protein, with translation MPVSKTSHRALVIGAAATALALTAGVGIGLAADGDSAPGTSGAATLVVPAHTTGDDGTLITYGKASAPITVSVYEDLRCPYCASFERDLGSTLTSLADSGEVKVEFHMATFLDKRLDGKGSRTALAALGAALNESPALFKQFHTALYDAQPREETTDTFGSTAELLKIAGKVPGLRTHAFNKAVKEGTYLVWADKVGETFYDSDVTGTPAVKAGGRDITVLDDNGKPVGARQFTEEIEAAAAKR, from the coding sequence ATGCCTGTCAGCAAGACCTCACACCGTGCCCTGGTGATCGGTGCCGCCGCCACCGCGCTCGCGCTCACCGCCGGTGTCGGCATCGGGCTCGCCGCCGACGGCGACTCCGCGCCGGGTACCTCGGGGGCGGCGACGCTCGTCGTCCCGGCGCACACCACCGGGGACGACGGCACGCTGATCACGTACGGGAAGGCGAGCGCCCCGATCACCGTCAGCGTCTACGAGGACCTCCGCTGCCCCTACTGCGCGAGCTTCGAGCGCGACCTGGGCTCGACCCTCACCTCCCTCGCCGACTCCGGCGAAGTGAAGGTCGAGTTCCATATGGCCACCTTCCTCGACAAGCGCCTCGACGGGAAGGGCTCCCGGACCGCGCTCGCCGCGCTCGGAGCGGCCCTGAACGAGAGCCCCGCCCTGTTCAAGCAGTTCCACACCGCCCTGTACGACGCCCAGCCGAGGGAGGAGACCACGGACACCTTCGGCAGCACCGCCGAACTGCTGAAGATCGCCGGGAAGGTGCCCGGTCTGCGCACGCACGCCTTCAACAAGGCCGTCAAGGAAGGCACCTACCTCGTCTGGGCCGACAAGGTAGGTGAAACCTTCTACGACAGCGACGTCACCGGCACCCCGGCGGTGAAGGCCGGCGGCCGGGACATCACGGTGCTCGACGACAACGGCAAGCCCGTCGGCGCCCGGCAGTTCACCGAGGAGATCGAGGCCGCCGCGGCGAAGCGGTGA
- a CDS encoding DUF1990 family protein, whose translation MPYTYEDVGATREDRCPPGFHRLHVRFRIGEGEAVFRRASEALMTWELHRAMGIRMVTEAGKAAPGVDVTVGIGPIKAPCRVVWTAEEYRRTAWAYGTLSGHPECGEEAFIVSRTGDGTVWLTITAFSRAAKWYARAGGAATRQLQHAYARRCGAVLRRLCAPYNQV comes from the coding sequence ATGCCCTACACGTACGAGGACGTGGGCGCGACCCGCGAGGACCGCTGCCCCCCGGGTTTCCACCGACTGCACGTCCGCTTCCGGATAGGCGAGGGCGAGGCCGTCTTCCGGCGGGCGTCCGAAGCCCTGATGACCTGGGAACTGCACCGGGCCATGGGGATCCGCATGGTCACCGAGGCCGGCAAGGCGGCACCGGGCGTCGACGTCACGGTCGGTATCGGCCCGATCAAGGCCCCCTGCCGCGTCGTCTGGACCGCCGAGGAATACCGGCGCACCGCCTGGGCCTACGGAACGCTTTCCGGCCATCCCGAGTGCGGCGAGGAAGCGTTCATCGTCTCCCGCACCGGCGACGGCACCGTCTGGCTGACGATCACTGCCTTCAGCCGCGCGGCCAAGTGGTACGCCCGCGCGGGCGGGGCGGCGACCCGGCAACTGCAGCACGCGTACGCACGGCGCTGCGGGGCGGTGCTGCGCCGGCTGTGCGCACCGTACAACCAGGTCTGA